In Desulfovibrio litoralis DSM 11393, a genomic segment contains:
- a CDS encoding indole-3-glycerol-phosphate synthase: MLNKFRIAKEKEINALKILEKENKLPTPYQNIRPSFTNSLKNKYPTAIIAEYKRASPSLGDINLNISPEEAVEKYFSAGAAAISILTESDYFKGDLDFLFRANTTGLPLLRKDFILSPLQIIATASTPASAVLLIVRMLNDHEFEELLKLCAEFKLEAVCEVFDLKDLERAKKFNAQIIQVNNRDLDRLKIDLETSSRLITHKENGELWISASGISTPEEYNKLISLGFDAALIGSALMKGNNLTATLSTLLR, encoded by the coding sequence ATGTTAAACAAGTTTCGCATAGCCAAAGAAAAAGAAATAAACGCATTAAAAATACTTGAAAAAGAAAATAAGTTGCCAACGCCTTATCAAAATATACGTCCTTCTTTTACAAACAGTTTAAAAAATAAATATCCAACGGCAATTATCGCAGAATATAAAAGAGCTTCGCCTTCTTTGGGCGATATAAACTTAAATATCAGCCCTGAAGAAGCCGTTGAAAAATATTTTTCCGCCGGAGCCGCCGCTATCTCAATTTTAACCGAAAGCGATTATTTTAAAGGTGATTTAGATTTTTTATTTAGAGCAAACACAACAGGCTTACCATTGCTAAGAAAAGATTTTATTTTGTCGCCGTTACAAATTATCGCAACCGCCTCCACACCGGCTTCAGCCGTTTTATTGATTGTACGCATGTTAAATGATCATGAATTTGAAGAATTGCTAAAACTTTGTGCCGAATTTAAACTCGAAGCGGTTTGTGAGGTTTTTGATTTAAAAGACTTGGAAAGAGCAAAAAAGTTTAACGCTCAAATTATTCAAGTAAACAACCGAGATTTAGATCGACTAAAAATAGACCTTGAAACTTCATCAAGACTCATTACACACAAAGAAAACGGTGAACTTTGGATTAGTGCCAGCGGAATTTCAACACCTGAAGAATATAACAAGTTAATATCTTTAGGTTTTGACGCTGCTTTAATTGGAAGTGCGTTGATGAAAGGGAATAATCTAACAGCAACTTTAAGTACGCTTTTAAGATAA
- the thrC gene encoding threonine synthase has product MNTFPKYRGRMQYNCLSCSATFPADELLYTCPQCGGVFLLEDLNQDTLKQDNAKAWQERFDQRAATKNTALRGIFRFYELMAPILEEQDIVYLGEGNTPIIEASPALQKEIGGRFAYKNDGQNPSASFKDRGMALAFSYLKAMVRKHGWSEVLTVCASTGDTSAAAALYASYVGGAIRSVVLLPHGKVTAQQLSQPLGSGATVLELPGVFDDCMKVVEYLAENYRVALLNSKNAWRILGQESYAYEVAQWYDWNLDNICVFVPIGNAGNITALMSGFLKLHKLGIIKKLPRLFGVQSSHADPVFRYYAEDKTKRQFKAVKTTPSVAQAAMIGNPVSFPRVQKLAERFIEIGGEASFNVIQVSEQEIMDAMLTANRNGHITCTQGGECFAGYKKALASGLVKPEELAVLDATAHALKFADFQNMYFTDNFPADYQVKAKSELCNKPSLLLEQKVKDELSEEAFTLAAAQAVVTKLGLNKK; this is encoded by the coding sequence ATGAATACTTTTCCTAAATATCGTGGACGTATGCAATATAATTGTTTGTCTTGTTCCGCAACTTTTCCTGCTGATGAATTGCTCTATACTTGCCCTCAGTGTGGCGGAGTATTTTTATTGGAAGATTTAAACCAAGATACTCTTAAACAAGATAATGCCAAAGCTTGGCAAGAGCGTTTTGACCAAAGGGCAGCCACAAAAAATACTGCTTTACGTGGTATTTTTCGCTTTTATGAATTAATGGCTCCAATTTTAGAAGAACAAGATATTGTTTATTTAGGCGAAGGAAACACTCCGATTATCGAAGCTTCTCCTGCTTTACAAAAAGAAATAGGCGGGCGTTTTGCTTATAAAAATGACGGGCAAAACCCGAGTGCCTCTTTTAAAGATAGAGGTATGGCTCTCGCTTTTAGTTATTTAAAAGCTATGGTGCGTAAACATGGTTGGAGCGAAGTTTTAACCGTTTGTGCTTCCACAGGCGATACTTCCGCCGCCGCCGCTTTATATGCTTCTTATGTGGGCGGTGCGATACGTTCAGTTGTTTTATTACCGCATGGTAAAGTTACGGCTCAACAATTGTCTCAACCTTTAGGTAGCGGAGCAACGGTTTTAGAACTTCCCGGTGTGTTTGATGATTGTATGAAAGTTGTTGAATATCTGGCTGAAAATTATCGTGTGGCCTTGTTAAATTCAAAAAATGCTTGGCGTATTTTAGGACAAGAATCTTATGCCTATGAAGTGGCTCAGTGGTATGATTGGAATTTAGACAATATTTGTGTCTTTGTACCTATTGGTAACGCCGGCAATATTACGGCGTTAATGTCCGGTTTTCTTAAACTTCATAAACTTGGCATTATTAAAAAATTACCTCGTTTATTTGGTGTGCAGTCAAGCCACGCTGACCCTGTGTTTCGCTATTACGCCGAAGATAAAACAAAACGCCAATTTAAAGCCGTGAAGACAACGCCGAGTGTGGCACAAGCCGCCATGATTGGAAACCCGGTGTCGTTCCCCCGAGTGCAAAAACTAGCCGAGCGTTTTATTGAAATTGGCGGAGAAGCGAGCTTTAACGTTATTCAGGTTAGCGAACAAGAAATAATGGACGCTATGTTAACCGCTAATCGCAACGGTCATATCACTTGTACTCAAGGCGGAGAATGCTTCGCCGGTTATAAAAAGGCTTTAGCGAGTGGCTTAGTGAAACCTGAGGAGTTAGCTGTTTTAGACGCTACCGCACACGCTTTGAAGTTTGCTGATTTCCAAAATATGTATTTTACTGATAATTTCCCTGCTGATTATCAGGTTAAAGCAAAAAGCGAATTATGTAATAAACCTAGTTTGTTACTTGAACAAAAAGTAAAAGATGAATTATCAGAAGAGGCGTTTACTCTGGCGGCGGCTCAGGCTGTTGTAACGAAACTTGGCTTAAACAAAAAGTAA
- the trpD gene encoding anthranilate phosphoribosyltransferase, with protein MFIIIDNYDSFTANLVHAFAELKLPYFDKAKVIQNDDPKLLALATNKDLKAVCLSSGFNRPGNTGFCKQFLSSLPNNIPVLGIGLGHHILADFSGATLIPQIMHGRQVFVSHDGESLFRGISPKMVAGLYTSFKINSDNNPEFECIASSEKFPCLALAYKKRPWFGIQFNPESVLTPQGGRILKNFAEFSLQIQNNKTPYLLNEQKNNLETTELKERSVPVPINEILEQLARGQNLAEDTAYQVFSRLMDGELSNTQAATLLLALRMKGETPSELFQAMNCVLDRSVEIPHKDKIIKETVIDIVGTGGDGHSSFNCSTGTALILAGMGHKVLKHGNRSVSSRCGSADVLEVLGIPLNLPPEDIYPRLQKDKFVFLFAPLFHPTFKNVMPIRRELGIRTMFNILGPLVNPARPPYYMIGVPNPELLPLLAGALSLDGHSQGAVICGCGSYDELTPIGPAQVIFVEGSKMQAQVLDPKAYGFKPCTHEDLKVTDPEQAAQVLKELLQGKGPKAMQDMLAFNVGLALHILNRSKAITVCMQEAKDAVKSSVGKKFISNNTK; from the coding sequence ATGTTTATAATTATTGATAATTACGATTCTTTTACTGCTAATTTGGTTCACGCTTTTGCCGAGTTAAAGCTTCCATATTTCGATAAAGCCAAAGTAATACAAAATGATGATCCAAAGTTATTAGCTTTAGCCACAAACAAAGACTTAAAAGCGGTTTGTTTAAGTTCCGGCTTTAATCGCCCGGGGAATACAGGTTTTTGCAAACAATTTTTAAGTAGCCTACCTAATAATATACCGGTTTTGGGAATAGGGTTAGGGCATCATATACTTGCCGATTTTTCCGGTGCAACGCTTATTCCGCAGATCATGCACGGTCGCCAAGTTTTTGTTTCGCATGATGGAGAAAGCCTGTTTAGAGGAATATCGCCTAAAATGGTTGCCGGTTTATATACATCATTTAAAATAAATTCAGACAATAACCCTGAGTTTGAATGTATCGCCAGTTCCGAAAAGTTTCCTTGTCTGGCGTTAGCTTATAAAAAACGTCCTTGGTTTGGGATACAATTTAATCCTGAGTCGGTTTTAACGCCGCAAGGTGGACGTATTTTAAAAAACTTTGCCGAGTTTAGCTTACAAATACAAAACAATAAAACACCATATTTACTAAATGAACAAAAAAATAACCTTGAAACAACCGAGTTAAAAGAAAGATCCGTACCTGTTCCAATTAATGAGATACTCGAACAACTGGCAAGAGGGCAAAACCTTGCGGAAGATACGGCGTATCAGGTTTTTTCTCGCTTAATGGACGGAGAACTCAGCAATACACAGGCGGCGACCCTACTTTTAGCCTTACGCATGAAAGGCGAAACCCCTAGCGAGTTGTTTCAGGCTATGAACTGTGTGCTTGATAGAAGTGTGGAAATTCCTCATAAAGATAAAATTATTAAAGAAACGGTGATAGATATTGTTGGAACAGGTGGCGACGGACATTCGTCTTTTAACTGTTCAACAGGAACAGCCCTAATTCTTGCCGGAATGGGACACAAAGTTTTAAAACACGGCAACCGTTCTGTTTCTTCTCGTTGTGGAAGTGCTGATGTTTTGGAAGTATTAGGAATTCCGCTAAATCTGCCTCCCGAAGATATTTATCCTCGGCTACAAAAAGATAAATTTGTTTTTCTATTCGCCCCACTCTTTCACCCAACCTTTAAAAACGTAATGCCTATCAGAAGAGAACTCGGAATTAGAACCATGTTTAATATTTTAGGACCATTGGTTAACCCCGCTCGCCCACCTTATTATATGATAGGTGTACCAAACCCTGAACTCTTACCGCTCTTGGCGGGGGCATTAAGTTTAGATGGACACAGTCAAGGAGCCGTAATCTGCGGTTGCGGAAGTTATGACGAACTTACACCAATAGGACCGGCACAAGTAATCTTTGTTGAAGGTTCCAAAATGCAAGCTCAAGTTTTAGATCCTAAAGCTTATGGTTTTAAACCTTGTACTCACGAAGATTTAAAAGTTACAGACCCGGAACAAGCCGCCCAAGTTTTAAAAGAATTATTACAAGGAAAAGGTCCAAAAGCCATGCAGGACATGCTTGCCTTTAACGTCGGTTTAGCCTTACATATTTTAAACCGTAGCAAGGCAATCACAGTATGCATGCAAGAAGCCAAAGACGCAGTAAAAAGCAGCGTCGGAAAAAAATTTATTTCAAATAACACAAAGTAA
- a CDS encoding anthranilate synthase component I family protein — MKISLQQKASILESDLETPVGLFMRLVGEKYGILLESAAVDGTWGRYSIIATDFLLHINNNDDKLDLDILDSRFDEMKELIGLPFVEGLRTLIKTLEIKPDQEISPQAPITRALYGYLGYGLVSLFNPKLQTKLPAKDACLGLALPGTVIIFDHIYNRITKLSLLDSKIKLKEASKKHSNIPSNYHNKDTIKEEYINNVIRAKDLINQGEAVQLVLSAHFQAQLKEDTFTLYRRLRRLNPSPYMFYMNLPDGTLLGSSPELMISCDGGNLRLCPIAGTRHRSDDSIEDALLADELLSDPKDQAEHVMLVDLGRNDLSEVAEIGSVKLERYMELERFSHVMHLTSRIQAKLRSDCDAVDVIKATFPAGTVSGAPKQKSFELIADLEKIPRAAYAGAIGWIGLDKDAIHLDFGIAIRSLWANKNKIYWQAGAGIISESKPEAEWQECLNKSKIMRTILNDVK; from the coding sequence ATGAAAATCAGCTTACAACAAAAAGCTTCTATCTTAGAAAGCGATTTAGAAACGCCCGTTGGTTTATTTATGCGTTTAGTCGGGGAAAAATACGGAATATTATTGGAAAGTGCCGCTGTTGACGGAACTTGGGGGCGTTATAGTATCATCGCCACAGATTTTTTATTACATATCAATAATAATGATGATAAATTAGATTTAGACATTTTAGATAGTCGCTTTGACGAGATGAAAGAACTTATCGGCTTACCCTTTGTCGAAGGTTTAAGAACACTTATAAAAACACTTGAAATTAAACCCGATCAAGAGATTTCACCCCAAGCTCCGATCACAAGAGCATTATACGGATATTTAGGATACGGGCTTGTTTCTTTGTTTAACCCCAAATTACAAACAAAATTACCCGCAAAAGATGCCTGTCTTGGTTTAGCCTTGCCCGGAACAGTTATTATTTTTGACCATATTTATAATCGAATTACCAAACTCTCTCTCTTAGACAGCAAGATAAAACTCAAAGAAGCGAGCAAAAAACATTCAAATATTCCAAGTAATTATCACAACAAAGATACAATAAAAGAAGAATATATCAATAACGTTATACGTGCAAAAGATTTGATAAATCAAGGTGAAGCCGTTCAACTCGTTTTATCCGCACATTTTCAAGCACAGTTAAAAGAAGATACCTTTACTTTATACCGTCGTTTACGTCGTTTAAACCCTTCTCCTTATATGTTTTATATGAACCTGCCTGACGGAACACTTTTAGGTTCTTCGCCTGAATTAATGATTTCCTGTGATGGCGGAAATTTACGCCTTTGTCCTATCGCCGGAACAAGACACCGCAGCGACGACTCTATCGAAGACGCTCTCTTGGCAGACGAGTTACTCTCAGACCCAAAAGATCAGGCCGAACACGTTATGTTGGTGGATTTAGGACGTAACGATCTTTCAGAAGTCGCCGAAATAGGTTCGGTTAAACTTGAACGCTATATGGAATTAGAACGTTTTTCTCATGTAATGCACTTAACTTCACGCATTCAAGCAAAATTACGTTCCGACTGTGATGCGGTTGATGTAATTAAAGCGACCTTTCCCGCCGGAACAGTTAGCGGAGCCCCTAAACAAAAATCTTTTGAATTAATTGCCGATTTGGAAAAAATACCAAGAGCTGCATATGCCGGAGCAATAGGCTGGATAGGTCTGGACAAAGATGCCATACACCTTGATTTTGGCATCGCCATTCGTAGCCTATGGGCAAATAAAAATAAAATATACTGGCAGGCAGGAGCAGGCATTATTTCTGAGTCAAAACCCGAAGCAGAATGGCAGGAATGTCTGAACAAATCAAAAATCATGAGAACAATTCTTAATGATGTCAAATAA
- a CDS encoding ferredoxin: protein MFIVIYEGDCVGCGGCEEVCPSVFIMNSNGDKALVIAPESTAPCVKEAIAICPADCIEMT from the coding sequence ATGTTTATCGTAATATATGAAGGCGACTGTGTCGGTTGCGGAGGGTGCGAAGAAGTTTGCCCAAGCGTCTTTATAATGAACAGTAATGGAGACAAAGCTCTGGTTATTGCACCGGAAAGCACCGCTCCTTGTGTTAAAGAAGCTATTGCGATCTGTCCCGCTGATTGCATTGAAATGACTTAG
- the plsY gene encoding glycerol-3-phosphate 1-O-acyltransferase PlsY — protein MSSLELFLERSGLLWIIGAYLLGSIPFGLIIAKVFCGIDPRTDGSRNVGSTNVARLCGKKYGFLTLFCDALKGALPVWFSQGVYISYGFNRMAETFNMSSDAVLGSLVALACIVGHSRSIFLKFKGGKAVATTVGVFIPLAFWQLLFAGLVCILVILKTRFVSLGSLVLVTLLPIALAVSGKYDLLPLALIISAIVFIKHKDNIQRLLNGDEKPWIKTKKDEDN, from the coding sequence ATGTCGTCATTGGAGTTGTTCTTGGAGAGGAGTGGATTACTCTGGATTATTGGGGCATATCTTTTAGGTTCTATTCCTTTTGGTTTGATTATCGCTAAAGTATTTTGTGGAATTGACCCACGCACAGACGGCAGTCGTAATGTCGGCTCTACTAACGTTGCCCGCTTATGTGGTAAAAAATATGGTTTTTTAACTTTATTTTGTGATGCTTTAAAAGGTGCTTTACCTGTTTGGTTCTCTCAAGGTGTTTATATTTCATATGGATTTAATCGCATGGCAGAGACGTTTAATATGTCTTCCGATGCTGTGCTTGGAAGTTTGGTTGCGTTAGCTTGTATTGTTGGGCATTCTCGTTCGATATTTTTAAAATTTAAAGGTGGTAAGGCTGTTGCCACAACCGTTGGAGTCTTTATTCCTTTGGCGTTTTGGCAGTTACTTTTTGCCGGACTTGTCTGTATTTTGGTTATTTTAAAAACTCGTTTTGTTTCGCTTGGCTCTTTGGTTTTGGTTACTTTGCTACCTATTGCCTTAGCTGTTTCAGGCAAATACGACCTTTTGCCTTTGGCGTTAATTATTAGTGCCATTGTTTTTATCAAGCATAAAGACAATATTCAGCGTTTATTAAATGGCGATGAAAAACCTTGGATTAAAACGAAAAAAGATGAAGACAATTAA
- a CDS encoding YeiH family protein — MERCQMNQQGSSNTTAIDGIMKAIPGVLLFVSVAVFAWYITPKITALHPAIKALSISNFIVAILLGMLILNTVGVPEIFKAGLKFSTILTKTGIVVMGVKYSFESLIKTGSEALIIIAIFLFSSAIILMLLSRKLNMPPALGACLAAGLSVCGVSAAIAIAPAVRAKNEDMAYTIAVVLMFGLLALIVFPYIGTYFGLSANQFGAFAGVGIINSAQVLAAGAAFTDATGVNAAHIAGVYNIGRVMFLPIVVLMLAMMVATQDEEVKDHMAGVNKMQMIIDKFPVFVFGFIAVVLLNTFEFFTKPEVKQATVFMDWCFLLGFASIGLTTRLADIKAAGLSGLVLGFVVATIKAALALFVVLTFLN; from the coding sequence ATAGAGAGGTGTCAAATGAATCAACAAGGAAGCAGCAATACCACTGCTATCGATGGAATTATGAAGGCTATTCCCGGTGTTTTACTTTTTGTTTCGGTTGCAGTTTTTGCATGGTACATCACACCAAAAATTACAGCTCTACACCCAGCAATCAAAGCTCTTAGTATCAGCAACTTTATCGTAGCGATTCTCTTGGGTATGTTGATATTAAATACAGTTGGCGTTCCTGAAATATTTAAAGCTGGTTTAAAATTCTCTACTATTTTAACAAAAACCGGTATTGTGGTTATGGGTGTAAAATATTCTTTTGAAAGTCTTATTAAAACAGGTTCTGAAGCCCTAATCATTATTGCAATCTTCCTTTTTAGTTCAGCTATTATCCTTATGTTGCTTTCCAGGAAATTAAACATGCCACCCGCACTAGGTGCCTGCCTTGCCGCCGGCTTATCTGTCTGTGGTGTATCTGCTGCTATTGCGATTGCCCCTGCTGTGCGTGCTAAAAATGAAGATATGGCATACACCATCGCCGTTGTTCTTATGTTTGGTCTTCTTGCCCTTATTGTCTTCCCTTACATTGGAACTTATTTTGGTCTTTCTGCTAACCAGTTTGGGGCTTTTGCCGGGGTCGGAATAATAAACTCAGCTCAAGTGCTCGCTGCTGGTGCTGCTTTTACTGATGCCACGGGAGTTAATGCTGCACATATCGCTGGTGTTTATAACATTGGACGAGTTATGTTCTTGCCTATCGTTGTTCTTATGCTTGCGATGATGGTTGCCACCCAAGACGAAGAAGTTAAGGATCACATGGCAGGCGTTAACAAAATGCAAATGATTATTGACAAGTTCCCCGTATTTGTATTTGGTTTTATTGCGGTTGTTTTACTTAACACCTTTGAATTTTTTACAAAACCAGAAGTCAAACAAGCCACAGTATTTATGGACTGGTGCTTCCTTTTAGGTTTTGCTAGTATTGGTCTTACGACACGCCTTGCAGATATTAAAGCCGCTGGCTTATCTGGTTTAGTTTTAGGCTTCGTTGTAGCAACAATAAAAGCGGCTCTTGCACTATTTGTTGTACTAACATTCTTAAACTAA
- a CDS encoding acetate uptake transporter — translation MEQRLNLIANPAPLGLFGFGMTTILLNIHNAGFYPLNVMIMAMGIFYGGMAQIIAGIMEFKKGNTFGALAFTSYGFFWLTLVFIWTAPGLNLPKTDPLALGWYLFMWGLFTFVLFLGTLHGNTIGKMIFGSLVILFWLLAAHNFTGSETLLTIAGYEGIFCGFCAFYEAAGIILNEKFGRVVLPL, via the coding sequence ATGGAACAACGTCTTAATTTAATCGCCAACCCCGCTCCTCTGGGTTTATTTGGTTTTGGCATGACCACAATTTTATTAAATATTCACAATGCCGGGTTTTATCCCCTTAATGTGATGATTATGGCCATGGGCATTTTTTATGGCGGAATGGCTCAAATTATTGCCGGAATTATGGAATTTAAAAAAGGTAATACTTTTGGTGCATTAGCCTTTACTTCTTACGGTTTTTTCTGGTTAACTTTAGTATTTATCTGGACAGCCCCGGGGCTTAACCTGCCTAAAACAGACCCGCTTGCACTCGGTTGGTATTTATTTATGTGGGGGCTTTTTACTTTTGTGTTATTCTTAGGAACATTACACGGTAATACCATTGGCAAAATGATTTTTGGTTCTTTGGTTATTTTATTTTGGCTACTCGCCGCACACAACTTTACGGGAAGCGAAACCTTACTCACCATCGCAGGGTACGAAGGTATTTTTTGTGGTTTTTGTGCTTTTTATGAGGCTGCCGGGATTATCTTAAACGAAAAATTCGGACGTGTAGTTTTACCATTGTAG
- a CDS encoding RNA recognition motif domain-containing protein produces the protein MSKSIYVGNLPWSATEEEVANLFAEHGTVQSVKLVTDRETGRARGFGFVEMDDATATAAVEALDNSNFGGRTLRVNEARPRTPRAPRM, from the coding sequence ATGTCTAAGTCAATTTATGTGGGTAATCTCCCTTGGTCTGCAACTGAAGAAGAAGTTGCCAATCTTTTTGCTGAACACGGCACTGTCCAATCAGTTAAACTCGTAACAGACCGTGAAACAGGGCGTGCCCGTGGTTTTGGTTTTGTTGAGATGGACGATGCTACTGCTACTGCTGCTGTAGAAGCTCTCGACAACTCAAACTTTGGCGGACGTACTCTTCGTGTTAACGAAGCTCGTCCTCGCACTCCTCGTGCTCCACGCATGTAA